One Leptolyngbya sp. SIO1E4 genomic region harbors:
- a CDS encoding PhoH family protein, with protein sequence MEQTAQIDLHSTESAIALSGYQDENLKLLSQQTGASVVLRGQEVLVSGTETAVGLVEKIIAALEPLWCKGGTVNRADILTARHALNTHQLDELKAIQSEMVTRTRRGEVVRAKTFRQRQYIQALKQSDLIFCSGPAGTGKTFLATMVGAQALMNNEYERLILTRPAVEAGERLGFLPGDLQQKVNPYLRPLYDALHELIDPEKIPSLMERGVIEVAPLAYMRGRTLNNAFVILDEAQNTTPAQMKMVLTRLGFRSRMVVTGDTTQTDLAPNQSSGLAVAQKILAAVEGIAFCKLTQADVVRHPMVQRIVAAYEKYEAQ encoded by the coding sequence ATGGAGCAAACCGCTCAAATTGATCTGCATTCTACTGAGAGTGCGATCGCGCTCTCAGGTTATCAGGATGAAAACCTAAAACTTCTGTCCCAGCAGACAGGGGCTTCGGTCGTTCTGCGGGGGCAGGAAGTACTTGTTTCTGGGACTGAAACAGCCGTTGGCCTTGTAGAAAAGATTATTGCGGCCCTAGAGCCTTTGTGGTGCAAAGGCGGCACCGTTAATCGTGCTGATATTTTAACGGCCCGCCATGCCCTCAATACCCATCAGTTGGATGAGCTGAAAGCCATCCAGAGTGAGATGGTAACCCGCACCCGTCGAGGCGAAGTGGTGCGAGCAAAAACCTTTCGTCAACGTCAATATATTCAAGCCCTGAAACAGAGTGATCTGATATTCTGCTCTGGCCCTGCAGGCACGGGGAAGACCTTTTTAGCTACGATGGTGGGCGCCCAGGCCCTGATGAATAATGAATATGAGCGCCTGATCTTGACTCGCCCTGCCGTTGAAGCGGGGGAGCGCTTAGGCTTTTTACCGGGGGATTTGCAGCAAAAGGTTAATCCCTATTTACGTCCCCTTTATGATGCCCTGCATGAACTGATCGACCCTGAGAAAATTCCTAGTTTGATGGAGCGTGGCGTGATTGAGGTAGCTCCACTCGCCTATATGCGGGGTCGTACCCTGAATAATGCCTTTGTCATTCTGGATGAGGCCCAAAATACAACCCCCGCCCAGATGAAAATGGTGTTAACTCGTTTAGGCTTTCGCTCCCGCATGGTGGTCACCGGGGATACCACTCAAACCGACTTAGCCCCCAACCAGTCTTCAGGGCTGGCTGTCGCCCAGAAAATTTTGGCTGCTGTTGAGGGCATCGCATTTTGTAAGCTAACCCAGGCTGATGTTGTGCGTCACCCAATGGTGCAGCGGATTGTAGCTGCGTATGAAAAATATGAAGCCCAGTAA
- the pyk gene encoding pyruvate kinase: MQLRNALRRTKIVATIGPATQDADVLRSLIEAGATTLRLNFSHGTHDDHQRSIRLIRQISFELNQPVGILQDLQGPKIRLGRFEEGSIHLNKGDQFTLTSRSVPGTQTISAVTYEPLAHEVPVGSTILLDDGRVEMRVDSVDRDKGDLYCRVVVGGVLSNNKGVNFPGVYLSIKALTEKDRKDLVFGLNQGVDWIALSFVRNPQDVLEIKELIADAGKRIPVIVKIEKHEAIEQMDAILSLSDGVMVARGDLGVELPAEEVPILQKRLISTANRLGIPVITATQMLDSMASNPRPTRAEVSDVANAILDGTDAVMLSNETAVGKYPVEAVATMARIALRTEQEKKAAREVDDMVGSPRSIPNAISQAVARIASQLNASAIMTLTKTGATARNVSKFRPKTPILAVTPDVEVSRQLQLAWGVRPLVVLDLPSASQTFQSAMNVAQEKGFLREGDLVVMTAGTLQGVSGSTDLIKVDIVTAVLGHGVGIGTGSVSGRARVAHTGLDVANFNPGEILVVPRTSADFVDAIRRAGGIVTEDDSLTGHAAIIGLRLGIPVIVGVKNATETIRDGTILTLDTRRGLVYSGALGAIKAETPLAV; encoded by the coding sequence ATGCAACTGCGAAATGCCCTGCGACGCACCAAAATTGTGGCCACGATTGGCCCTGCCACCCAAGATGCCGATGTGTTGCGATCGCTGATCGAGGCAGGGGCAACGACGCTGCGGCTGAACTTTTCCCATGGTACCCACGACGATCACCAGCGCAGCATTCGGCTGATTCGGCAAATTTCTTTTGAGCTCAATCAGCCTGTCGGAATTCTGCAGGATTTACAGGGGCCAAAGATCCGCCTGGGGCGTTTTGAAGAAGGCTCAATTCATCTCAACAAAGGCGATCAATTTACCCTGACGAGTCGCTCAGTACCCGGCACGCAAACCATCAGTGCTGTCACCTATGAGCCGTTAGCCCATGAGGTGCCCGTTGGCTCCACGATTTTGCTAGATGACGGACGGGTGGAGATGAGGGTGGACTCCGTTGATCGGGACAAGGGGGATCTGTATTGCCGCGTCGTTGTGGGTGGGGTGCTGTCCAACAACAAGGGCGTTAACTTTCCAGGGGTTTACCTGTCCATTAAGGCGTTAACGGAAAAGGATCGCAAAGACCTCGTCTTTGGTCTCAACCAGGGGGTTGATTGGATTGCGCTCAGCTTTGTTCGGAATCCCCAAGATGTCTTAGAAATCAAAGAGCTGATTGCAGATGCGGGGAAGCGTATCCCTGTGATCGTGAAGATTGAGAAACACGAAGCGATCGAGCAGATGGATGCAATCTTATCCCTCTCGGATGGGGTGATGGTGGCGCGGGGCGACCTGGGTGTTGAACTGCCTGCCGAAGAAGTCCCGATTTTACAAAAGCGACTGATTTCTACCGCTAATCGCTTGGGGATTCCCGTCATCACGGCAACCCAGATGCTCGACAGCATGGCTAGCAATCCCCGCCCTACCCGTGCAGAAGTCTCAGACGTTGCGAACGCAATTTTGGACGGCACCGATGCCGTGATGCTGTCGAACGAGACGGCTGTCGGTAAGTATCCTGTTGAGGCTGTGGCCACCATGGCCCGCATTGCCTTGCGCACAGAGCAGGAAAAAAAAGCCGCCCGTGAAGTCGATGATATGGTGGGGTCGCCGCGCTCCATTCCGAATGCTATTAGCCAAGCTGTCGCGCGGATTGCGTCTCAGCTGAATGCATCCGCGATTATGACCCTGACCAAAACAGGGGCAACCGCTCGCAACGTCTCCAAGTTTCGCCCCAAGACTCCTATCTTGGCGGTGACCCCCGATGTAGAAGTTTCGCGGCAGCTGCAGTTAGCCTGGGGAGTACGCCCCCTCGTTGTTCTCGATTTACCTTCGGCCAGCCAGACGTTTCAATCAGCGATGAATGTGGCCCAAGAAAAAGGGTTTTTGCGAGAGGGGGATTTAGTGGTTATGACTGCTGGAACCCTGCAGGGGGTTTCGGGCTCAACGGATCTCATTAAAGTTGACATTGTGACGGCTGTTTTAGGGCATGGAGTGGGCATTGGCACAGGTTCTGTGAGTGGTCGTGCCCGCGTTGCCCATACCGGGTTAGATGTGGCGAACTTCAACCCGGGAGAAATTTTGGTCGTGCCTCGAACCAGTGCAGATTTTGTGGATGCGATTCGTCGGGCTGGCGGGATCGTAACCGAAGACGATAGCCTGACAGGCCATGCGGCTATCATTGGCTTACGGCTGGGTATTCCTGTCATTGTGGGGGTTAAGAATGCCACAGAAACCATCCGTGACGGCACGATTTTAACGCTGGATACTCGCCGAGGGCTGGTCTATTCTGGAGCCCTGGGAGCCATTAAAGCAGAAACGCCCTTGGCCGTGTAG
- a CDS encoding fatty acid desaturase, with product MSVAGQPLTIPRTVPSAFLKADGGLSPNLLMLLASVALICISTLGYFLWGWAGWCVFSMNVLSLHLAGTVIHDASHNSAHRNRIVNAILGHGSALILGFSFPVFTRVHLQHHAHVNDPDNDPDHFVSTGGPLWLIAARFFYHEIYFFRRRLWRKWELLEWFLGRFAVAALVFTAYQFDFLGYIFNFWFSPALVVGIALGLFFDYLPHRPFEERDRWKNARVYPSAVLNLLIMGQNYHLIHHLWPSIPWYRYKPAYEVMKPLLDEKGSPQSLGILQGGRDFFGFLYDLVLGIRFHPHKPPSESEKSEG from the coding sequence ATGTCGGTGGCAGGTCAGCCCCTGACAATTCCCAGAACTGTTCCCTCAGCATTTTTGAAAGCTGACGGTGGATTAAGCCCAAATTTGCTGATGCTGCTAGCGTCTGTGGCCTTAATATGCATTTCAACCTTGGGCTATTTTCTCTGGGGATGGGCAGGTTGGTGTGTGTTTTCCATGAATGTTCTCTCCCTGCACTTAGCAGGAACTGTGATCCATGATGCTTCCCATAACTCTGCCCATCGCAATCGAATTGTGAATGCCATTTTGGGCCACGGGAGTGCTCTCATTTTGGGATTCTCCTTCCCCGTGTTTACCCGCGTGCATTTGCAACATCATGCTCACGTGAATGATCCGGACAATGACCCGGATCATTTTGTCTCTACAGGGGGGCCTCTGTGGCTGATTGCAGCTCGATTTTTTTATCATGAGATTTACTTTTTTCGCCGTCGCCTCTGGCGTAAGTGGGAGCTGCTGGAGTGGTTTTTAGGACGCTTTGCTGTGGCGGCGTTGGTGTTTACGGCCTACCAGTTCGATTTTTTGGGGTATATCTTCAATTTTTGGTTTTCACCGGCTCTGGTGGTGGGTATTGCCCTGGGCTTGTTCTTTGACTATCTGCCCCACCGCCCTTTTGAGGAGCGCGATCGCTGGAAAAATGCCCGCGTTTACCCCAGCGCTGTGCTCAACCTGCTGATCATGGGGCAGAATTATCACCTGATTCACCATCTGTGGCCATCCATCCCCTGGTATCGTTACAAGCCTGCCTACGAGGTGATGAAGCCTTTACTCGATGAAAAGGGGTCTCCTCAGTCCTTAGGTATCTTGCAGGGCGGCAGAGACTTTTTTGGGTTCCTGTACGACTTAGTGCTTGGAATTCGCTTCCATCCTCACAAGCCTCCGAGTGAATCTGAGAAGTCCGAGGGATAG
- the aroH gene encoding chorismate mutase: MEWRIQAIRGATTVSENVAGEIAAAVHELLDILEHQNQLSPEHLVSVTFSVTRDLDTLFPAAAARQRPGWDAVPLLDVQHMHVEGSLPRCIRVLIHAQIPVLHQDVCHIYLRNARELRPDLGSYPVSVPSGRE, translated from the coding sequence GTGGAGTGGCGCATTCAAGCAATTCGGGGGGCAACGACCGTTTCAGAAAATGTTGCTGGAGAGATTGCGGCAGCCGTTCACGAGCTCCTAGATATTCTAGAACATCAGAATCAGCTGAGTCCCGAACATTTGGTTAGCGTGACCTTCTCGGTCACAAGAGACCTGGATACGCTTTTCCCGGCTGCTGCCGCCCGTCAGCGGCCCGGTTGGGATGCCGTACCCCTGCTAGATGTCCAGCATATGCATGTTGAAGGCAGCCTGCCTCGCTGCATTCGTGTTCTCATTCATGCCCAGATCCCTGTGTTGCACCAGGATGTCTGCCATATTTACCTGCGGAATGCCCGAGAACTCCGGCCCGATTTGGGGAGTTACCCTGTCTCGGTGCCTTCAGGGCGAGAATGA
- the sppA gene encoding signal peptide peptidase SppA: MIWPFKSRSRKSIARIEVTGAIAGSTRMQMLEAIDEVIEKKFPALLLRIDSPGGTVGDSQEIYSALTRLQQKIPVVASFGNIAASGGVYIGMGAQHIVANPGTITGSIGVILRGNNLERLLDKVGVSFKVIKSGPYKDILAFDRELTDSEKSILQELIDISYSQFVKTIAQARGLTEEAVRSFADGRIFTGEQALELGVVDRLGTEEDARRWVAELANLDPEKAEVEKIESRKTGWRRFLPGRNQSLFNQVFPETTSSFKTAINWLEFEISTAGLPLWLYRP; the protein is encoded by the coding sequence ATGATCTGGCCGTTTAAATCGCGCTCCCGAAAATCTATTGCCCGCATTGAAGTGACAGGGGCGATCGCAGGATCTACCCGTATGCAAATGCTGGAAGCGATTGATGAGGTAATTGAAAAGAAATTTCCAGCCCTCCTGCTGCGCATCGATAGCCCCGGCGGCACCGTTGGAGACTCCCAGGAAATTTATAGTGCGCTAACGCGGCTGCAGCAGAAGATTCCAGTTGTCGCCAGCTTTGGCAATATTGCGGCCTCAGGGGGAGTCTACATCGGCATGGGGGCTCAGCATATCGTGGCAAATCCTGGCACCATTACCGGCAGCATTGGGGTAATTTTGCGCGGGAATAATCTAGAGCGTCTGCTCGATAAGGTTGGGGTTTCATTCAAGGTCATTAAATCTGGTCCCTACAAAGATATTCTGGCCTTTGATCGAGAGCTGACAGACTCTGAAAAGAGTATTTTGCAAGAGCTGATTGATATCAGCTACAGCCAATTTGTAAAAACCATTGCCCAGGCTCGGGGGCTCACTGAAGAAGCGGTGCGGAGCTTTGCAGACGGACGCATCTTCACGGGAGAGCAAGCCCTTGAACTCGGCGTCGTAGATCGCCTGGGCACCGAGGAGGATGCTCGTCGCTGGGTCGCGGAACTCGCAAATCTGGACCCTGAAAAAGCAGAAGTCGAAAAAATTGAGTCTCGCAAAACGGGGTGGAGACGGTTTTTGCCAGGGCGCAATCAGTCTCTATTCAATCAGGTATTCCCAGAGACCACCTCCAGCTTCAAGACTGCTATAAACTGGCTAGAGTTTGAGATCTCGACTGCTGGATTGCCCTTGTGGCTTTACCGTCCCTAA
- a CDS encoding DMT family transporter yields MEANLLNVKPAFRSPLMIAPFFLWGTAMVAMKGVIPETDPFFLATMRLLPAGILVLAVARLTGRAQQVTGRGWLWIALFALVDGTLFQGFLAQGLVRTGAGLGSVMIDSQPLAVALMARWLFQEQVGPLGWLGLAVGLAGIGLLGLPDAWIISLLQGNFTLAEIPEDSLALVRLLFNQGEWLMLMAALSMAVGTILIRYVSRHADPVVATGWHMVFGGIPLAALSGMFERTPWAGIGISGWGAIAYSTILGSALAYGIFFYLASKGNLTSLSALTFLTPVFALLFGNLFLGEVLSSIQWFGVSLTLVSIYLINQREVLMGLLKSKLQPVNGTVVESEPDSLS; encoded by the coding sequence ATGGAAGCTAACCTGCTCAACGTGAAACCGGCCTTTAGGTCCCCCCTGATGATTGCACCCTTTTTTCTATGGGGGACGGCAATGGTTGCGATGAAGGGGGTGATTCCTGAGACGGATCCCTTTTTTCTGGCGACAATGCGGCTCTTGCCTGCAGGCATATTGGTGCTGGCAGTGGCCAGGCTCACCGGTAGAGCCCAACAGGTGACCGGGCGGGGGTGGCTTTGGATTGCTCTATTTGCGCTGGTGGATGGAACCTTATTTCAAGGATTTCTGGCGCAAGGACTGGTCAGAACTGGGGCAGGTTTGGGGTCAGTCATGATTGATTCTCAACCCCTCGCTGTTGCGTTAATGGCCCGATGGTTGTTTCAGGAACAAGTCGGCCCCCTCGGGTGGCTCGGCTTAGCGGTTGGGTTAGCCGGAATTGGTTTATTAGGGTTACCGGATGCTTGGATCATCAGCCTATTGCAAGGGAATTTTACCTTGGCTGAAATACCCGAAGATAGCTTAGCGCTGGTGCGTCTCTTGTTTAATCAGGGAGAGTGGCTGATGCTGATGGCGGCGCTCTCAATGGCTGTAGGGACGATTTTGATCCGCTATGTTTCGCGCCATGCAGACCCTGTGGTGGCAACGGGGTGGCACATGGTTTTCGGGGGGATTCCCCTAGCAGCGTTATCCGGCATGTTTGAGCGCACTCCCTGGGCGGGTATTGGGATATCGGGTTGGGGGGCGATCGCCTATTCAACGATCCTAGGGAGTGCCTTAGCCTATGGCATCTTTTTCTATCTGGCCTCTAAAGGCAACCTCACTAGCTTAAGCGCCTTAACGTTTTTAACCCCTGTATTTGCCCTGTTGTTCGGTAATTTATTTTTAGGTGAAGTTCTCAGTTCTATTCAGTGGTTTGGGGTGAGCTTAACCTTGGTGAGTATTTATCTCATTAATCAGCGCGAGGTTCTGATGGGCTTGTTGAAAAGCAAGCTGCAGCCAGTCAATGGAACAGTGGTGGAATCTGAACCTGATTCCTTGTCTTAA
- a CDS encoding cysteine hydrolase, with product MPIISASPYDYALPSDRTIALIIIDMQRDFLERGGFGETLGNDVSKLRSIVPAVQRLQQAFHDRDLLVLQTVEGHQPDLSDCPPSKRSRGEGTLKIGDAGPMGRILVLGEPGNSIISELGPRPNEIVIEKPGKGAFYATDLQQILQAHQITHLIFAGVTTEVCVQSTLREANDRGYECLLVEDATASYFPKFKQATLEMVRAQGGIIGWTATANQVITGLY from the coding sequence ATGCCTATTATTTCTGCTAGTCCCTATGACTATGCCCTCCCAAGCGATCGCACAATTGCTCTAATCATCATTGATATGCAGCGAGATTTTCTGGAACGAGGGGGCTTCGGAGAAACATTAGGGAATGATGTATCAAAACTGCGCAGTATTGTCCCTGCTGTGCAGCGATTGCAGCAGGCGTTTCACGATCGTGACCTGTTGGTTTTGCAAACGGTCGAAGGGCATCAGCCCGATTTGTCAGACTGCCCGCCCTCTAAGCGCAGTCGCGGTGAAGGGACGCTCAAAATTGGCGATGCTGGCCCGATGGGGCGCATCCTGGTGTTAGGTGAACCAGGGAACAGCATTATTTCAGAACTGGGGCCTCGCCCTAACGAAATCGTGATTGAGAAACCTGGCAAAGGAGCGTTTTACGCCACGGACTTACAACAAATTTTGCAGGCACATCAAATTACGCATCTGATTTTTGCCGGTGTCACGACAGAAGTTTGTGTACAGAGCACCCTGCGTGAAGCCAATGATCGCGGTTACGAATGTCTGTTAGTCGAAGACGCGACCGCCAGCTACTTTCCTAAGTTCAAGCAGGCAACGCTAGAAATGGTGCGGGCCCAAGGGGGCATTATTGGGTGGACCGCTACAGCTAACCAGGTAATTACAGGGTTATATTAA
- a CDS encoding PDZ domain-containing protein → MRGAIATSLVTMVSVISPAAVHAEDSRVGELLEDNPKAVLDEAWQIIYREYVDDTFNQTDWLAVRERLLTQEYSSTAAAYDALTEELSQLQDPYTRFLEPQEYAELTDQTAGEISGVGLQLQRDRETRSIYITDILAGSPAEESGLQTGDRIVLVDGQSTERLSLSGVTRLLRGEENSQVTLTYSRNSGAPSTVILTRARLELSTVDYHLEEVSGNRIGYIRLSEFNGHATEQMVEAIETLLEQQAEAFVLDLRGNPGGLLSASIEISRLWLQRGPIVQTLYRSGEPEQISANRTALTDLPLAVLVNDRSASSSEILTGALQDNDRATVVGSTTYGKALVQSLHGLSDGSGLAVTVAHYYTPDGTDISQKGITPDIEVELSSQARRQLFSDLSRLGSDSDVQFLRAVSSLESTIQAYRDPSLSPSQLGRSPEPDQ, encoded by the coding sequence ATGAGGGGAGCGATCGCGACCTCCCTGGTGACGATGGTTTCTGTAATCAGTCCAGCAGCTGTCCATGCGGAGGATAGTCGTGTTGGGGAACTGCTTGAGGACAATCCGAAAGCAGTTCTTGATGAAGCCTGGCAGATCATTTATCGAGAATATGTAGACGATACGTTTAATCAAACCGATTGGTTGGCTGTTAGGGAACGGCTATTGACGCAAGAGTACAGCTCAACTGCAGCCGCCTACGATGCCCTTACAGAAGAACTGAGCCAGCTGCAAGATCCCTACACGCGGTTTCTCGAACCCCAGGAATATGCAGAACTGACGGACCAGACAGCCGGTGAAATCTCAGGGGTTGGGCTACAGCTGCAGCGAGACCGTGAAACGCGATCAATCTATATCACCGACATACTCGCCGGCTCCCCGGCTGAAGAGAGTGGGTTGCAAACGGGCGATCGCATTGTGTTAGTAGATGGTCAGTCAACGGAGCGGCTGAGTTTGAGTGGGGTCACCCGCCTACTGCGCGGTGAAGAAAACTCTCAAGTCACCCTCACCTATTCTCGTAACAGCGGCGCACCGTCTACCGTAATTTTGACCCGGGCTCGTTTAGAGTTATCCACCGTTGACTATCACCTGGAGGAAGTCAGCGGTAATCGCATCGGCTACATCCGTCTCTCTGAGTTTAACGGCCATGCGACCGAACAAATGGTAGAGGCCATTGAAACACTGCTAGAGCAACAGGCCGAAGCCTTCGTCCTAGACTTGCGGGGGAACCCAGGCGGGTTGTTGTCTGCCAGCATTGAAATCAGCCGACTGTGGCTGCAGCGGGGGCCCATCGTACAAACCCTGTATCGCAGCGGTGAGCCAGAACAAATTAGTGCCAACCGCACCGCCCTGACGGACTTGCCCCTGGCTGTGCTGGTGAACGATCGCTCTGCTAGCTCCAGTGAAATTTTGACTGGGGCTTTGCAAGATAACGACCGCGCGACCGTTGTCGGCAGCACGACCTATGGCAAAGCCTTGGTGCAGTCTCTTCATGGTTTATCTGATGGCTCAGGGTTAGCCGTAACCGTTGCCCATTACTACACCCCCGACGGCACAGACATTAGTCAAAAGGGCATAACCCCTGATATTGAGGTTGAACTCAGCAGCCAGGCTCGGCGCCAGCTCTTTAGTGATCTCTCGCGGTTGGGCTCTGACAGCGATGTACAGTTTTTACGCGCAGTCAGTTCCCTTGAATCCACGATTCAGGCTTACAGAGATCCCTCCCTATCGCCTAGCCAGTTGGGGCGCTCCCCCGAACCCGATCAATAG
- a CDS encoding DUF3488 domain-containing protein: MASSAQQTEESILLRGLVQLLVSVGITSVSVASAGVTQASFWNLLAIPLSALGGYWSWRSRHRANVAVKFLIAFGMLMVLGVFLVRLVGDGSDTRILLAELLIHLQVLHSFDLPRRKDLGYSIVIGLILLGVAATVSQTLALAPVLIVFLAIALPVLILDYRSRLQLGRHTGRGGIPAVSLKRLAWLLLLVSGLGLTIFATLPRLPGYQIRNFPVSSTINFQGEFLGDQILNPGYSSDNGLTPETNGAEGDSTTIQGRSPVDGPGEMSSSTYYGFNQRINQNLRGTITPQVVMRVRSQAPGFWRVLAFDRYTGQGWEISRQEEVEVLDRSGFSFQTYLPSAAFQPRRPNNQGRYREVVQTYTIVNDLPNLIPALYQATELYFPTPQVAIDAEGALRSPIPLSNGLTFTVISEVPYRDRTPLRAASTDYPDEIRAPYLQVPETIWERVRQHTEALLAQSPQPLSDPYEKAFFLAQTLKQNYTLQADLPFLEADEDLVEAFLFRYEGGYRDHFSTVLTVMLRSIDIPARLMTGFAPGQFNPFTGYYVLNNTDAYALTEVYFPGYGWFAFDPIPGHEVIPPSIRDSQTFSVLRQFWNWVAGWLPSPVAGWLSGFFTASVNALARLVRFFSQGLVGILAALLTATGLAFLGWLSWQGWRQWRQHARLQMLPPVERIYQQMLIWLAAQGYPKRSTQTPLEYAIALNQAAQFAQGEQVMAVVQAYMRWRYGNHAEDVGILKHQVSVLTRRRSRKPKSQPFPDSRREVS, from the coding sequence ATGGCCAGTTCGGCACAGCAAACCGAAGAGTCTATCCTGCTGAGGGGGCTTGTGCAGCTTTTAGTCAGTGTCGGAATCACCTCAGTGTCGGTCGCGTCAGCAGGGGTGACACAGGCGTCTTTTTGGAATCTTTTGGCGATTCCACTCAGTGCTTTGGGTGGCTATTGGAGCTGGCGGTCGCGCCATCGAGCTAACGTTGCCGTCAAATTCCTCATTGCCTTTGGCATGTTGATGGTGCTGGGGGTTTTCTTGGTTCGGCTAGTCGGAGATGGCAGCGACACCCGAATTCTCCTGGCCGAATTATTGATTCACCTCCAGGTTTTACACAGCTTTGACCTGCCACGGCGGAAAGACCTGGGCTACTCCATCGTCATCGGACTGATTTTGCTGGGAGTTGCCGCCACCGTCAGCCAAACCCTGGCGTTAGCCCCCGTGCTGATTGTCTTTTTAGCGATCGCCCTCCCAGTGCTCATCCTTGACTATCGATCGCGCCTGCAGCTAGGCCGTCATACCGGCAGGGGGGGGATTCCTGCTGTCAGTTTAAAGCGGTTGGCATGGCTCCTGTTGCTGGTGAGTGGGTTGGGGCTGACAATTTTTGCCACATTACCTCGACTGCCGGGATACCAGATTCGCAATTTTCCAGTCAGCAGCACGATCAATTTTCAAGGGGAGTTTTTAGGCGACCAAATTCTGAATCCTGGTTACAGCTCTGATAACGGCCTGACTCCTGAAACAAATGGCGCCGAGGGCGACAGCACCACCATTCAGGGGAGAAGCCCGGTGGATGGCCCCGGAGAGATGAGCAGCAGCACCTACTACGGGTTTAATCAACGCATCAACCAAAACTTGCGAGGGACAATCACCCCCCAGGTGGTTATGCGGGTGCGATCTCAGGCCCCTGGGTTTTGGCGAGTGCTAGCCTTTGATCGATATACCGGACAGGGCTGGGAAATCTCCCGCCAAGAAGAGGTAGAAGTTTTAGATCGTTCAGGATTTTCCTTTCAAACCTACTTACCGTCAGCCGCCTTCCAACCTAGGCGACCCAATAACCAAGGCAGATACCGCGAAGTGGTGCAAACCTACACCATCGTCAACGATCTGCCGAATCTGATCCCGGCTCTCTATCAGGCAACGGAACTCTACTTCCCCACGCCGCAAGTCGCCATTGATGCTGAGGGGGCGCTGCGTTCCCCCATTCCCTTATCAAATGGGCTCACCTTCACGGTTATCTCAGAGGTGCCCTATCGCGATCGCACCCCTTTGAGAGCCGCCAGCACAGACTACCCCGATGAAATCAGAGCCCCCTATTTACAGGTGCCTGAAACTATTTGGGAACGGGTCCGACAGCACACCGAAGCCCTGCTGGCCCAATCTCCACAACCCCTGAGTGACCCCTATGAGAAGGCGTTCTTTTTGGCCCAGACCCTGAAACAGAACTACACCCTCCAAGCAGATTTACCGTTCCTGGAGGCCGATGAAGATCTCGTTGAAGCGTTTCTTTTTCGCTATGAAGGGGGGTACCGCGATCACTTTTCTACCGTACTGACGGTGATGCTGCGCAGCATTGACATTCCCGCTCGGCTCATGACGGGGTTTGCCCCTGGGCAGTTTAACCCGTTTACGGGCTATTACGTGTTGAACAACACCGATGCTTATGCCCTGACGGAGGTGTATTTTCCTGGCTATGGCTGGTTTGCCTTTGACCCAATTCCTGGCCACGAAGTGATTCCTCCCTCCATTCGAGACAGCCAGACCTTTAGCGTCTTACGCCAGTTTTGGAACTGGGTGGCCGGCTGGTTACCCTCCCCAGTCGCTGGCTGGTTAAGTGGCTTTTTCACAGCAAGTGTGAATGCCCTGGCTCGCCTAGTCCGGTTCTTCAGTCAGGGGCTGGTGGGAATTTTAGCCGCATTGTTGACGGCCACCGGCCTCGCCTTCCTGGGCTGGCTGAGTTGGCAAGGGTGGCGGCAATGGCGCCAGCATGCGCGGCTGCAGATGCTGCCTCCGGTAGAGCGCATTTATCAACAGATGCTGATCTGGTTAGCGGCCCAGGGCTATCCTAAGCGTTCAACCCAAACCCCCCTGGAATATGCGATCGCCCTCAACCAAGCCGCCCAATTTGCTCAGGGTGAGCAGGTGATGGCAGTGGTACAAGCGTATATGCGATGGCGCTATGGCAATCACGCTGAAGATGTCGGCATCCTCAAACATCAAGTTAGCGTGTTAACTCGCAGGCGCTCCCGAAAGCCGAAATCGCAACCATTCCCAGATTCGCGGCGCGAGGTCTCATGA